AGAGAGATTGATCGCATCGCCATGGAAACAGCAAAGCGCAGAACGATAGAAACCATCGTCTCCAAGCTCAGCTCCGTCTCCGAGCAGACCAGAGCCGCCGCTCTAGCCGAGCTCAGGCTCATCTCCAAACAAGACCCCGAAAGCCGTCCCATCATCGCCGACGCCGGAGCCATCCCCTACCTCGCCGAGACTCTATACTCCTCCTCCCCCTCCTCCCAGGAAAACGCCGCGGCGACCCTCCTCAACCTCTCCATCACCTCCCGCGAACCCCTCATGTCCTCTCGCGGCCTGCTCGACGCGCTCTCCCACGCGCTCCGCCACCACGACACCACCACCTCCCCCGCCGCGGTCCAATCCTCCGCCGCCGCGATCTACAGCCTCCTGATCGCGGAGGAGTCTTACCGCCCCGTCGTCGGATCGAAGCGAGacatcatcttctctctcaTCCACGTCATCAGGTACCAAGACTCGCACCCGAGATCGATCAAAGACGCGCTCAAGGCGCTCTTCGCCGTCGCTCTCTGCCCGGCGAACAGATCAACGATGATCTCCCTCGGCGCGATCCCGGCGCTCTTCTCCCTCATCGTGAAGGACTCGCGGTGCGGGATCGTGGAGGACGCGACGGCGGTTATGGCGCAAGTCGCCGGGTGCGAGGAGAGCGAGGAAGGGATGAGGAGAGTCTCCGGAGCCAGCGTGCTGGC
The nucleotide sequence above comes from Brassica oleracea var. oleracea cultivar TO1000 unplaced genomic scaffold, BOL UnpScaffold04100, whole genome shotgun sequence. Encoded proteins:
- the LOC106321944 gene encoding U-box domain-containing protein 4-like, with amino-acid sequence METAKRRTIETIVSKLSSVSEQTRAAALAELRLISKQDPESRPIIADAGAIPYLAETLYSSSPSSQENAAATLLNLSITSREPLMSSRGLLDALSHALRHHDTTTSPAAVQSSAAAIYSLLIAEESYRPVVGSKRDIIFSLIHVIRYQDSHPRSIKDALKALFAVALCPANRSTMISLGAIPALFSLIVKDSRCGIVEDATAVMAQVAGCEESEEGMRRVSGASVLADLLDPCTGSSLRIKENAVSALLNLARCGGDEARSEVASAVASGADEGAMEGIVYVAESGSNKGRKKAVDLLRLVSND